In Citrus sinensis cultivar Valencia sweet orange chromosome 4, DVS_A1.0, whole genome shotgun sequence, one DNA window encodes the following:
- the LOC107178016 gene encoding protein FAR1-RELATED SEQUENCE 5-like, with amino-acid sequence MRRSCRKGDDGSLRYVTFTCGRNGKSKAKSTNVLRLQPNQKIGCNAKIGGRLDFVSGKWVIGNLILEHNHAVSPSKSRYYRCNYTISPFVKKQLKINEKAGIKMAQSFKSIVVEAGGFENVSFLERDARNHVDKVRRLRLRERDAIAIQRHFQKMQTENDEFFFSINLDEEGQLKNVFWADPRSRAAYNDFGDVVTFDTTYLTNKYDMPFAPFVGVNHHGQSILLGYGLISHEDTETFTWLFDTWLSCMSGCPPLGIIIDQDKAMKNAIQIVPEKLGRYAEYHAIRVSLPSVVYDSHTPIEFKEAWHDMLDKYDISNNQWLNGLYKERNRWVPCFVKTTFWAEMSTTQYSESMNAFFDGYVNLKTLKQFVEKYEKAMESKIEKEWQADARSFSQRLPCRTSFAMEKQIEAVYTISKFQEFQQELMNKIYCEVFSCGGSEYEVIENDEKSREKTFKVIFENDDGEIRCVCSMFGYKGIICKHAIAVLSCNHVQLLPEKYILRRWRKDVRRFYNKVKVSYDARSSSIEHQRYKEECTAFYDVAEVASKNEESHKNIMGWIEKVMKDVSLNVRSDGDDTTIDGGSSSNIQDPVVIRRKGHPPCQRKQKQFKRPKQKSNNVLINTSVEDAETHDLSSQVATTIPTQESNMAMLPLQIPLQHAFFPFTISIG; translated from the exons ATGCGGAGATCTTGTAGAAAAGGGGATGATGGGAGTTTGAGATATGTGACATTTACTTGTGGGAGAAACGGCAAGTCAAAAGCCAAATCCACTAATGTTTTGCGGCTTcaaccaaaccaaaaaattgGATGCAATGCTAAAATTGGAGGACGTTTGGATTTTGTTAGTGGAAAATGGGTAATTGGAAATTTGATCCTTGAACACAACCATGCCGTGAGTCCGAGTAAGAGTAGGTATTATCGATGCAACTATACCATTAGTCCTTTTGTTAAAAAGCagcttaaaataaatgaaaaagctGGAATTAAAATGGCTCAAAGTTTTAAGTCGATTGTTGTCGAGGCTGGTGGCTTTGAAAATGTGTCATTTTTAGAAAGAGATGCTAGAAATCATGTTGACAAGGTGAGGCGATTAAGACTCAGAGAAAGGGATGCTATTGCAATTCAGAGGCATTTTCAGAAAATGCAAACAGAAAATGATGAGTTTTTCTTCAGTATTAACTTAGATGAGGAGGGTCagttaaaaaatgtattttgggCAGATCCAAGGAGCAGGGCAGCCTACAACGACTTTGGGGATGTTGTCACATTTGATACCACATATCTTACAAACAAGTATGACATGCCATTTGCTCCTTTTGTAGGAGTTAATCATCATGGTCAATCAATTTTGTTAGGATATGGGTTGATTTCACATGAGGACACGGAGACATTTACGTGGCTATTTGACACATGGCTATCATGTATGTCTGGGTGTCCTCCCCTTGGAATCATTATAGATCAAGATAAAGCAATGAAAAATGCAATTCAGATT GTGCCTGAGAAGTTGGGAAGGTATGCAGAATATCATGCCATTAGGGTTTCATTGCCTTCTGTTGTTTATGATTCACATACTCCTATTGAATTCAAGGAAGCTTGGCATGACATGttagataaatatgatattagtAATAATCAGTGGCTGAATGGattatataaagaaagaaatcgTTGGGTTCCATGTTTCGTGAAAACTACTTTTTGGGCTGAAATGTCAACCACTCAGTATAGTGAGAGTATGAATGCGTTCTTTGATGGGTATGTTAACTTGAAAACTTTGAAGCAATTTGTGGAGAAATATGAGAAAGCAATGGAAAgtaaaattgagaaagaatGGCAAGCAGATGCACGGAGTTTTAGCCAACGATTGCCATGTCGTACCAGTTTTGCAATGGAAAAACAAATTGAAGCAGTGTACACTATTTCCAAGTTTCAGGAATTTCAACAGGAGCTGATGAATAAGATATATTGTGAGGTTTTCAGTTGTGGGGGGTCAGAATATGAAGttattgaaaatgatgaaaagaGTAGAGAAAAGACTTTTAAAgtcatttttgaaaatgatgacGGTGAAATTCGTTGTGTGTGTTCAATGTTTGGATATAAGGGCATTATTTGCAAACATGCTATCGCAGTGTTGTCATGTAACCATGTGCAATTACTGCCTGAAAAGTATATCCTACGAAGATGGAGGAAAGATGTGCGGAGATTCTATAATAAAGTCAAAGTTAGTTATGATGCACGGAGTTCGAGCATTGAACATCAACGATATAAAGAGGAGTGCACTGCTTTTTATGATGTTGCTGAGGTAGCttccaaaaatgaagaaagccATAAAAACATTATGGGTTGGATCGAGAAAGTAATGAAGGATGTATCTCTAAATGTTCGATCTGACGGTGATGATACAACCATTGATGGTGGATCTAGTAGTAACATACAGGATCCAGTAGTAATTCGGCGCAAAGGTCATCCACCTTGtcaaagaaagcaaaagcaatttaAGAGGCCAAAACAGAAATCGAACAATGTTTTGATAAACACATCTGTAGAG GACGCGGAGACACATGATTTATCTTCTCAGGTGGCTACTACAATCCCAACACAAGAGAGCAATATGGCTatg CTACCACTACAAATACCCCTACAACATGCATTTTTCCCCTTTACTATCAGTATTGGATGA